The genomic interval GATTGGGAGTATATTCAGTTTAACTAGAGGAGTACGGTGTGTCTGTAAAGTGTCAGTGTATTGTTTTGTTAATCCTACAGTACATGCTATTTAATATTATGTGTGTCATTTCTCAGCTGAAGCACTGAGGGGGGATGGAACTTGTGTAAGAATGTGTGTTTTGAATGAACATTAACTTTAGGATGTGTCCATGCAGTAGGAAACCTTTTGAATAAGAACTTAGATGCTGCTTGTTGGCAAGAACCTAATGAAATTGGGTCTTAGGAAAAATGCTTCATAGGCTGGTTTAAGAATCCACAATAGATTCCACTATAAATACATgacagaagaaatacaaaataaatataagccATTTCAGCAGCACAATCACTTAGTGAAACAGACCTTCCAAAGGCTCCtgcaaataacaaaataacagcaaattTTTTCCTCCATCACATAAAACACTCTGGCAGGGAATTAACTTATTGTATAGTCACTCCAAGTTTTTTGTTGAATAGGTTTATACACAAGCACTAGTGACGCTTCTCATCCCACAGACATTTATTCACCCGTCATCTTTATTGCTCCCGTCTCATCCTCTCTGAGCATTCACCAGCTCATCTTCCTTTCAATCACCAGCAAAAGGCAGCGCTGGGTGAATACATAACACAAAGTAGCTTGGGCTGATGGACACTGCAGCTTGCAGAGTGGATCTCTGTAAGACCGAGACACGCAATGTCCAATGGATCTGCAGGTTCTTTATAaattatatgtgtatatatatataaaaataaaatgtgggtTCTGTCACTATTATAATAACCTCTCTTCAGGAACAGAGTTTGCTGTTTTAGCCTGCCCATGTACTTCTGACTTCACTGAGTTGGGTAGAAAGCACacaaagcagtaaaaaaagtaatttacagggtgtttcaaaaagctgGATCCAATTCAAAATCCctgctttgaaactgggtcTATCTTTTTGAAATACCCTGTAAATCTAATCCTCTACTTCAAGGACATGAAGCAAACAGGCCTTCACTCCAACTTACACTTTAGATTTGGATCAAGAAATAACATCTCGGTGAAAGACTCGCCTGTGTGTCTCTTTGGCAAGAACTATTCCTCttcatttctcaaaaaaaaaattgattcaCTTAAATGGCCACAAGTCTCAACTCTTTGTAGAGACTGCTCAGATCTGAAACGTTGAAAGAACAAAATGTAGGATAcactaaaataatttagatGCTACTACCAGGAAAGTGTTTAACTACGAAGAACAGAATGAAGTAGAAACATGCCCTTTACTCAATACTGAGCTCTCAGGCTCAGCACCAGTGCCAAGTGCCTTGCTGAACTTCAAAAGTGTTTGCTCTTgaatatatacacacatctgTGCTGTTGTTACCTTCTTTTCCTAATAATCCATCTTAGCAGAAAGAATTTACCAACAGAAGTAAAGCACCAAAACTCCACCTCTCTATTTCCCTTTGTACCATGCTATTAATATTCTTCCGTTGTAGTTTCTAGTGCATGCATTAAGTTTTAATTAGCATTCCCGGCAATTAGCATGCCtgaaaaaaggcatttgtttgtttaggaACCCAAGTTTCCATAATagccttttttgtttccttccccGCCTTCACCTCTGAGTTTGACCAGCTGATTTaatttgcttaattttaaaagataatgtAACAACAGAACGTAAATAAACTGAAGCTAAATTGAATCAACTTGTGCAATAATATGCCTTAATATGATTTAATTTTATGCAGGCTAATGAATATGAGATTAGGTAAGGCTCCAGTAAAGCACTTGCGGTGCCTTCCTGGCCAGGCACTGCCCCAGTGCTGTGTCCTGCACCCAGATTTGGGGTGAGATCACTTTTACATGCTGTGATTTCTTTGTCTGCAGCACCTTGTTTGCCATCATTTCCCTATTGTAtatatttaatctttaaaagtattttttaaataatctaaATAAAGCCATTTAGTGCTGTTATACacttgaaaatgtcattttgccAGGTAAATATGACATAAATGCAGCCTGCGAGTGCAACTCCAGGACTTAGCAGCTTCGTCTTGTAGATGCAAAGGAGTAAAATAAGCCTGACCTCTAGTGAGCCCAAGTGCTCAACACGGCTCCTGCAAGAGGCAGAGTCTCCAGTTATCTTCACGCTTCGGAAAACTTTCTTCACAGCTCTGAAATGAAGATATATTTTTGTTACAACATAACCCAAAGCAAAGGCGAGGACAACAAAAGGATAAGTGTTATAATTCTAATTACCGCAGAATTTTGAAGTGACTGGAGAGATTAACTTCACTGAAGCAGCTGAATCAGGAAAAAGCTGTGATTTGAGACTATTACATTGTACTTCTGAATCTACTCTgccttctcattttcatttaatacaATATTTATCTATACTTAAAATATATCAAATATTTTACCCAATCTATCGAGAGATTTCTGAGGCATTTCAGGGTCTGCTTACACCATGCACTTCTCAACTAGAACTATATATCTGCAGAAGACCATAGTTTCTCCTTGGTACCCATCAGACATGAGAATTAAGGTATAATAAAAGAGGGCTATCTATTGCCTTCAAAAATCTTgaataaaagaaacatgaaaagcaaacacgACAATTTAAAGAGACATccgcaataaacagcagcactcACGGGGACTCCCACAAGCAGTATTTCAACAACAGAACTGGGATGTCAAACTTGAAGAACTTTGCTGCAAAGCTCCCAAAGGCGACTATTGCTTACAAATTTGTAATTCCAGTCCTGGAAAGAATAGTCGTAAACTAGTTCGCTAAGGAAAACAACCCAAAATAGTCTGACCAATCAGGCAGCGGGTCAGAAACCCATGGAAAGCTCAGTTTTCTGAGGGTTGTACAAAACACAGAATCTTTTAAATTCACATGACACCagtgatttctttaaaaaactttACAACAGATGACAGTCAGAGATGTAATTGCCAGGCaattccaccacttccctgggctaCCTGTGAATTATGTATGGAATTACCCgattatttcagtaaaattctTGATGCATGTGGTTTTATGtgcaccattaattacaattcCACTTGAGAGCAGCACAGCATCACATCCACCAGGCACACGggcacaagatgctgaactttGCTGCCTTATGATCACATGAAAACAAACCCGCTCTTGACAACATGTTCCTACAAAAACTACAACTCTGAGCAAAGCAAACCAGATCAGTGCTTTCTTCAGCATATTgcacaggagaagaaaatacctATGGGCAAGATAAGGAGGCATCTTAACTACAATACAGGCACTAGAAGCAACTTCAAATTGCATATTCTTGACTTATTTACCGCCTTACCTATAATCCTAGCTTATCATTCGCTGGATTTGGCTAAACCACTAGGATATATCACACATATCTTTAATTCACATGACAGTGCTTCAAGTAACTCTTTAGCTGAACCAGCATAGATAAAATCACTGATTTTTGGCATCAGGTGGTATCTTGATTCAGCACATCCCTTGCAATTAGCAAACAGCCCATATGAGAATCATCAGGCAAAAGGCTTCAAGGACGTCCATTAAAAGATGTATTTCTTAACATCTTGTACCTGGGGCTACAGAGAGAAGCTCAAGCATGAGCAGCAAGAAATACAAACAGCTTGAGTGAACGGCTACAGATGGACACACCGGTCGACTGCTCCATGTATTTCTATAATGTCAAAAAGACAAAGGGAGCAGCATATTAAGGAAGACCACACGCAGGTCACTAGcagaataattatttcaatAACTGTAATAACGTTAGCGATTCTTTTAACCTTCACTTAAAAACACCCGACGGTCTCAAAGCGAACAGATTGCCAGGCTAAGTTTGAGACTCGGAAAGATCTCCCCGGAGCAAAGGGCACGAGGGATACTACGATGTGTTTGAACAGGGATAATGGCTTCTTGATTAGGGGATAAGGGTAATTTTCAAAGCTCAGCATAAATGAAAAAGGTAATCAAGCAACAGCTCGAACGTAAGAGCCTTAAGGTTGGTTGTTTCCAGTTTGACTTCTGAAATACGCGGATGCATTTGCTCCTCATTTAAGTAACTCTAACTCCACCAGATATTACCATccctgaaaaaagaaaacaaacaaaaccccacagtttttttactgtttataATTATACTTCTTGAGTCACACACCAAGCAGAACACAGAACTACACCTCCCCGTGCACCttttacaaaaagaaaccaaTACAGCATAACTGTATCaaagcacaaacacagaaaaagagcaaatattCACCCAATGCAAACCCTGCTGTTTGAGGTGAGGCAAGAGAACAAACTCCAGCTGTTCCATGGCCGGTGACACCAAGGAGTGAAGGTGAGCCGGGCAATTTTTACATTTGAATTTACATTTGAAATCAGAAAATTATGTGGTTACATTAAAAAAGCTTTTGTCTTTGTGCTTCCTAGCTTTAGCACAAAAATTGCCTGAAGTAAAGTGGGCTTGAACCCCAAACGTGTTGTAACCCTCACGATAAGCAGAACAACCCGTTTTAATACCAGGCAGCGACTAAATCTTATCTGAGGGGCCACCAAGAGAACCTCTTGGCCAAAAAGTCAACAGCTGCTGATCCCACCTCACAATAACACACGGAATAGGTAAgtcattaagctttttttttttttttttctctttttgagaAGTGCTTTTCCTCATAGTTCAGAGCCTGCGAGTTATTAGACTCCTCAGCTCCACATGAGGTGGTGAAGCGTTCCCCGTGGGGGCTCAGCCTCGGAGCTCAGCCTGGGGAACCCCATCCCCTCCCGCCAGAATATAATTAGCGGCATTAAACTAATTAGCGCCCCTCGCCAGGCTCGTCCCTTCACGCCGGCGGCCGTTGGGGAAGGCGGGAGGCGGCGCGCGCCCCGGTTCCCGCGCCGCGAACCCGCCAAACCTCCCCCCCGAGCCCGGCCCGAgagccggcggcggcgggaggagggAACGGACGGCGGAACACCGCGTTCCCATTGGCTGCGCGGGGCGGAGGCACGCGAGGCGATTGGCTGGGCCGCCCCACCTTTGCCTCGGCGGCTCAAAGGGTTGAATTCAAATCCGCaccgggagcggggcggggcggggcgggacgGGACCGCGCGGCGGCACCGCCACCCCTCCCGGTGGGTGCCGGTTCTTGCGTGTCTCGCAGAGCAGGAGCACAGAGAAGCAAGTCTCTAAGCGCAGCAACGGCGCCAAATGTTTAAACCGGATCCCGGAAGGACCCCGCCCCGCCGGCGGCCGCCAATCGGCGGCGCTGCGCCGTGAGCGGCCGGTGCGGCGCGGGCGGGGttgggcggggccgggccgttGGGCGCGGGCCGCCGGGCGCGCGCGGGCCGGGCCCAGAGGCGGGAGGCGCCGGGACGGTCCCGGGCGGCAGCGGGAAGTGGCCACGGGAACCGGCCACGGCGGGCAGGGGGGTCCCGCCGCTTTCCCCACCGGTTTTCCCGCTAACGCTCCGCTCCTCCCGCCCCGCAGAACCGATGCGGATCGCGGCGGCGGGTGTCGCCCCCTGAGGCTGCGCGGCGGCGGGAGAATGCAAGAGGCGggcggggacatggggaccggCGACAAGGTACGTCCTGGGTCCCCGCATCGCGTTCctcccggcggggcggggaaCCGAACCGGCGGCCCCCTGGGACCGCTGTGTCCCCACGCGGGTCGGTGACAGCGCCGGGTGCCCGTTCGCAGCCGTTTGCAGAACCGCGAAACCGCTTCGCTCGTAACGAACGTGGGATAAAAACCAAAGTTGGGTGGTCGGGATGGAGCTCTGTGATCTTCACGTTAATTTctgagcatttaaaaaaataccaaaaactTTACCTGGCCACCTTTATCCGCCGATTTCATAACAAGCAGGACTCTTTGCTCCCCgtgccttttttccttaataaaagGTGTTTAATTCATTCATTTCTCCTACGGATTAACGTTCCGACTGTATTTTccctaaagagaaaaaaaaaaaaaataaaaaagaaaaggaaaaattaccTCAAGGAAAATTACCTTCAGAATATAAAGGGTTCTGTTTCTTAAGctaaaagcacaaagaaatggtTTCAGGGAAGGTGTTTGTTGGGTCAGAGTCAGATTCCAACCTTTGGCTTCAAGTTACCcaaaaaattgaattaatttctGTCCCGCTTTGACCGTTACCAATAAATGGATCGCAACGCTTCTGCTTCTTAACATCACAATTTTTGTAGGAAAATCACTCTTCTGAGCCGCACAGGAACGTATTGGAAACCCCTCTGAAACAAGCAGCTACCTCACAGTCGGTGTTGACGGAGATCCAGCCCCTCACCACACCCccgaaacccaaagaaaccccccCGGCCGACCCATGGACACCCACTTCCAACCTCAAAATGCTGATCAGCGCCGTTAGTCCCGAGATTAGGAGCAGAGACCAGCGCCGGGAGCTGTCAAACAACGCAAGGGACGTCCTGCCAGCAAAACCCTGTTTGCAGGTATGTTGTAAAAGAGTCgtctttatttactttttaaagttaGCCGAAGACTGTTTATTCAGTATAAAAAGTTATACGTTAACATACTACaactttttttaagttttcattttaGAGTATTTACCAAATATAAGTCAGGATATACAGTTATATACAACAGGTAacattttgctggttttatttcccAGCTGTTGAGGACAAATAGAAAACACTGGGCCTTTGGCAGCGCTCACAATGAAACCGTTAAATAcctctgttttatttataataaaaaaatttcaaattctctttttcttatttccatgCAGGAGCACTTATCGGGAGACGAATATGAAAAATCTCATCCAAGTCGCAAAGAGAAAAGTCTAGGATTACTGTGTCATAAGTTCTTAGCTCGATATCCTGATTACCCCAGCACCGCCGAGAATAATTACATTTGCCTCGATGAAGTAGCTGAAGAGCTTAGTAAGTTGctttatatattaaatattccTTCATACAGACGTGCCAATAACCTCCCGTTTTTGCTCTGTAAAATTTTGAATGCGTGATGTGTACTCTCAAACTTATTAAACCTGGCTTTGAACTTTTCATTCTTAGAGCGATTCctttaaaaagctgaagtttCTTCAGCGAGCTGAATGGAGAAATTCCAAATTACGTTTAATATTAAACATCTAAATTACTGCTGATACCACAAATAACCGGCTGCAGGTTTTTTGGATCCAGAGATGGTGGCTAAGATTAGAGGTTGGATTTTTGCGGCAGGAACCAGCGTTTTTCAAACTGAGCCCACACGTTCCTGTCCAGTCGTGGCATCAAAGCAAGAAACTACTTTCTGCTCTTTGTGATCATTTAACTTTCTCATTTTATATCACTATTTTTGTATTGTGCCAATGATCTACCACGAGTCCAGGTTGCTAACACTGGagctttttttaatcaaagagCTATGAAATTACAGTATTCTACAGATTATAACACCGTCATTTTTGTGTCATTATATCCTCAGGTATATCTTGGGGAAGAGGCACaaattgcaaataaaacaaaacgCTTATTCTATTTGTACAAAGTAACCTCTCTTTTGGAAAATGCCCAGTCAAAACCAAGGAATCAAtagacaaaagagaaaaggacagTGTGTTAATAGAATAACTTATAAAACCATTACAAATCAGTTGTCTACCCTGCCTTTCCAAGGGTATTTAATGAGACAATCTAAAATTGGTGCGACGAATGATTAAAAATGCTGTATTGAAACCCATCTAATGGTTCTTCTGGCAACAGAAAGTTAATTTCTCAGGGAGTGCTGTAAACCACGGATAACTGTGGAAAAGCAAGTCCTTCCTATCTAAAGCAtgaattgttttcttctccttgctGGCAAGATCTCTGAGGGCTATTTTCAGAAACCTTTATAACAAGGAATTGGGAAAAGTGCCTTAGAAGTATAATAATATACTTGCTGTAATATATACTTGCTTAGACGTACATTAAGAGTAGAGGGAAATACAGGAAAACGATCCCTTCTCTGTGCAATTATTCAGCTAAATATACAACGAAACATTTTATATAGTAGAAATGTCACGTTaatcttcttttttaatctgtttttcagatgtGGAACGTAGGCGCATTTATGACATTGTGAACGTGCTCGAGAGCCTCCACATGGTGAGCCGCCTTGCCAAAAACAGGTACGCTTGGCACGGGCGACACAATCTCTCCAAAACCCTGCAGGCTTTGAAAAAAGTTGGAGAGGAGAACAAATACACCCAGCAAATTCAGATGATCAAGAAAAGGGAGTATGAGCACGAGTTTGATTTCGATGGTGAAAGGAACGAAGACATGGCGAGGTCTTTTGGCTCCATTGAGCATTCAGAAATGTCTTTTGTCGAGCTCCCAGGAATGGAATTCCGTGCTGGTAAGAATTCTCTATAATGCCAACAATAATTTGTGCTTGTAGTGATATCTATGAACTTGGAAAAAACATTGATGGGACTTCTTATTTCCTGAAATGCTACTGTCTGAAAGGCACCCCAGCTGTTTGTGGTGAGAAGTCCTCTGCACTCTTTCAGTTCTCTTATTTATTCAATTCTTGCACAcgtattttgtttttaaggtgcGAGAACAAGGGGGCATTAGTGAAACTATAAAACACCCCCGACATAAAACCCGCTTGCAGGATTTGTTACCATTGAAcgctacagaaaacaaaagtctAAATTACTCcgctaatttattttttaatttagatttgATTCGTGGAAGACATGCTAGTCAAGGATTGTTAAATACATTGTATAACCTACAGTTAAGCATTTTTAAGAGTACAAGTTGTCAGACAATGGGAAATATGCACGGTGGGGAACATCACACTCTCTTCTTTGTACTTACACTTGGTACCCACCTAATTATCTGATTCTCGCCATGTAGAGACGTGACTCCGGAGTTCACGCAGGCTCTGCCTAGTTGCTGTGTTGTTTGTTCTTATCATAATTGTTACTGACAAGTTTCttcacttttaaaagaaaatgtttgtagCTGGCTTGTCACTTATTACTTTAATCCTTTCCCTGTCTGCTGCAGCCTCGGTGAATAGCAGGAAAGACAAGTCTTTGCGAGTGATGAGTCAGAAATTTGTGATGCTGTTTCTTGTGTCGACCCCTCAAATCGTGAGCCTTGAAGTCGCTGCTAAAATCTTGATTGGAGAAGACCAGTTAGAAGACTTGGATAAAAGCAAGTTTAAAAGTAAGTAAAACGCTGCTGTAGCTGTCTGCTTTTTGATCTAAGTGGGAATATCAAGCGGAGGCTAAATGAACTATTTTAGTACAAGTTTATACAGTGTAAAATACCATCATCTTCCTGCCATAAATACATTTGACCTGCCAAAAACCCACTCAACACCTTGCACAGTTTTTAACAGGGACCTGCTTGTGCGTAGTCATTGATACATGAAGACATCTTGATCACGTTAAAAGTCCATTAAATCCTCTCTCATTAAGTAAAGCCTCTTATCGGTAACAATTTCTCTTTCCTCAAGCAGCCTGTCAAAGATTTCAGCATCATTTCATCAAAGATGCCCCAGAATCATGCAAATCTGTGTTGTGGTCATGTAGTTTACTTGGTGGAAATCTAAAGAAATTCTGTGAAAGTCCTTTTAATAACTCACACGTGAGAGGAAGTGAAACCTCGTGCTGTAACTGccaattctttcttcattctgtgaCCCTGCTCTCAGTTCCCCGCATgtttccccttctccctccccattcAAATGAAAAAGGTACTTCTAGGTCTAGGCCTGCGTATCTTTAATAACCAAAAACGGGTCTGCTCTTGAAGGATCTAGAATTAATTGTGGGTTTCATTGAAAATTACACCCTTGATTCTCAGACAGACTCCattcctttttgtgtgtgtgtgtggaattTTATCtatgcaaaaagaaaactgctcCTGGCTGGTTTCAGTTCGTAATTTCCTTTCCAGCGCATCATGACAACACAGAGAGGCGGGTGGGTtgttcattttcattctttctttttcctccctaagGTCTGTCTTGCACGAAAAGCATTTTGAAGGCATTCCACACCATTTCAGGCATCACATATTTGACCGGGTTCTTCGTTTAGAGACATAGTCCCAAGTACCATGACTTGCTGGACTGTATAttttcaggagcagcagctttgtCTTTGCAGTCGAGAAGTCATCTGTAATTTTACTGCTGCCTAAAGCTTTTCCCAATAGCTCAACCTGACAACAGCTCAGAATGCAGACGATGATCATCCTGTTGGATTTGAGTTCCCATATTCAGCATTCCATGTGCATACTTGCCTTTTAAGCTACTTATTTTCACTACAGAATTGGTATAAATTGGGCCATTGCAGAGAACCCAGCTTGTTATTTCAGAATGGTTTTGTATTTCTATATTTAGCGTAATGTACTTAGCACTATTCTCGCTTCTAGATCTTTACCTGTGTAATTCTATTCTACATACAAACCATATTGTGATATATGATTTCATAGTACACCTGTTCCACAAAATTGTTCTTATAAAAAAAGTACAaaggtttttccttttagctggTAAAAGGACATTATAACATTTTTCATCTGATACATGTCAATTTGTTAATTGGAATCGCCATACtttacatttgtttcttttatttcagccAAAATTAGGAGACTTTATGACATAGCGAATGTTCTCAGTAGCCTTGAGCTTATCAAGAAGGTTCATGTGACGGAGGAGAGAGGTAGAAAACCAGCGTTCAAATGGACAGGACCCGCAGTCTTGCCAAATACTCAGGGTGGGTGTCTCTGTCATTTTACATCGTAGATGGGCTCATACTGAGCATCTTGCTAATAATCAATAATTATAAGCCAGGCTCAAATAACTGCTTTTAATTACTGAATCTGCATATGATATGTATTGATTTTCTggaggtttttttgctgttttttagaTACAAAACTTGAAATGACTTCTACGACCCGTTCCCCGCCTATTTCAGACTCCATCGCTTCCAAAGAACAGTGTTCAAAAAACCTTTTTCCTTCACGAGGGAAGCAAAACTTCACTCGGCATCCGTCTCTGATCAAGTTAGTTAAAAGTATAGAAAACGACAGAAGAAAGATCCAATCTGCTCCGACCAGCCCAGTTAAAATAAGTGCAAGTAAGtagctgaaaaatacatttccgTATCTTTTTCTAAGTGTGTTTTTAACTCAGATGTATTCTTGCATTAAATATGCACAAGGAGAAATATATTACTATTTTGTCTTTAAGAATAATATTAAATCCTTTTTTACACGTCACTATTTTGACTTGGTGTGGTGCCTGTTTGTGTAGTAGAGCTTATTCTCTGGGTACTGTATCCTTATGAACTGCTCTAAGCCTGGCTTGTTGTATAAGCTGCGCTTTAGATCTTGGTATCTAAGCAGTTCGGTATTCCATAAAATTGGCAGAAAATTGCCAAACAATGTTGTTATTTGGTgtctttggaggaaaaaaacatacgTTTGATGTAACCTGGCAGCCAACTGATCAAATCAAGCCCAGGCTGCAGTTTGAGGATAACCCAGAGTCTGGATGTCTTCTCAATAAATAACGCGCTCTCCTCAAGACAAAATGAAACTGCTATGTCTGATGTACTAAcacttttgttttccccctcCAAGCAGGTACTGATCCAAATTTATCAGCTTTCCCAAGTCAAATGGCTGTGGTTCCAGCAATCGCTAAACAGCAGCTGGAAGGACAATCCAAGTAAGTTTGCACAAGTGAGAAGCTTTTTGTTGTTACTGGCTATTAAGCTGTGATGGGTCTGCAAAAACCGGTCACCCCTCACACTGCAGGCTACTTGTTCcacttgttattttttgtttaaagtac from Columba livia isolate bColLiv1 breed racing homer chromosome 5, bColLiv1.pat.W.v2, whole genome shotgun sequence carries:
- the E2F8 gene encoding transcription factor E2F8 isoform X2; this translates as MQEAGGDMGTGDKENHSSEPHRNVLETPLKQAATSQSVLTEIQPLTTPPKPKETPPADPWTPTSNLKMLISAVSPEIRSRDQRRELSNNARDVLPAKPCLQEHLSGDEYEKSHPSRKEKSLGLLCHKFLARYPDYPSTAENNYICLDEVAEELNVERRRIYDIVNVLESLHMVSRLAKNRYAWHGRHNLSKTLQALKKVGEENKYTQQIQMIKKREYEHEFDFDGERNEDMARSFGSIEHSEMSFVELPGMEFRAASVNSRKDKSLRVMSQKFVMLFLVSTPQIVSLEVAAKILIGEDQLEDLDKSKFKTKIRRLYDIANVLSSLELIKKVHVTEERGRKPAFKWTGPAVLPNTQDTKLEMTSTTRSPPISDSIASKEQCSKNLFPSRGKQNFTRHPSLIKLVKSIENDRRKIQSAPTSPVKISASTDPNLSAFPSQMAVVPAIAKQQLEGQSKKAKELKMKLSGSALEFNVSSSPEAAPKPEAPRNVTPSQQPSPGLCPPSHSAVPPLILPHPHSGVSYAIYLHPSQAHTVTAYNPSFMLQPLPCANVTGAKSVNSKGLNTITTEEGDGQTATDEPTKSLTAQERATVKSETSSQRCLKRSQALQENNSIKRFRSDEENFDTSLGESIKNERPPSTSSEVNHETDDSQQERQNKTETSDQNTASCYEQCKREDIPEDEDKTKQDIAVAFAIPAPETFFPSGYLIPLTQCTHGTKAGVSDKEKAGICSVQQTTYSSPIAGVIPVTASELKAVNIPAFHITPFNIMLSPTSIAAAPMLSNSCLSSSNAGSAQIPSPSILNFTLQHVGLIPAGVQVPANPALQHMPQPESVGRSSGNVNLQEEKEPPEPQPVAENFFRTPGGPNTGSSVNSNGTERISQGTLYIPQRKLEVSQD
- the E2F8 gene encoding transcription factor E2F8 isoform X1, translated to MQEAGGDMGTGDKENHSSEPHRNVLETPLKQAATSQSVLTEIQPLTTPPKPKETPPADPWTPTSNLKMLISAVSPEIRSRDQRRELSNNARDVLPAKPCLQEHLSGDEYEKSHPSRKEKSLGLLCHKFLARYPDYPSTAENNYICLDEVAEELNVERRRIYDIVNVLESLHMVSRLAKNRYAWHGRHNLSKTLQALKKVGEENKYTQQIQMIKKREYEHEFDFDGERNEDMARSFGSIEHSEMSFVELPGMEFRAASVNSRKDKSLRVMSQKFVMLFLVSTPQIVSLEVAAKILIGEDQLEDLDKSKFKTKIRRLYDIANVLSSLELIKKVHVTEERGRKPAFKWTGPAVLPNTQDTKLEMTSTTRSPPISDSIASKEQCSKNLFPSRGKQNFTRHPSLIKLVKSIENDRRKIQSAPTSPVKISATGTDPNLSAFPSQMAVVPAIAKQQLEGQSKKAKELKMKLSGSALEFNVSSSPEAAPKPEAPRNVTPSQQPSPGLCPPSHSAVPPLILPHPHSGVSYAIYLHPSQAHTVTAYNPSFMLQPLPCANVTGAKSVNSKGLNTITTEEGDGQTATDEPTKSLTAQERATVKSETSSQRCLKRSQALQENNSIKRFRSDEENFDTSLGESIKNERPPSTSSEVNHETDDSQQERQNKTETSDQNTASCYEQCKREDIPEDEDKTKQDIAVAFAIPAPETFFPSGYLIPLTQCTHGTKAGVSDKEKAGICSVQQTTYSSPIAGVIPVTASELKAVNIPAFHITPFNIMLSPTSIAAAPMLSNSCLSSSNAGSAQIPSPSILNFTLQHVGLIPAGVQVPANPALQHMPQPESVGRSSGNVNLQEEKEPPEPQPVAENFFRTPGGPNTGSSVNSNGTERISQGTLYIPQRKLEVSQD